The genomic interval CGATCCTCTTCCACAGCTTCAAACGATTCTATACCAACCTAGTAAGATACTACATATATTATGTAGTACTACGGGGGAGGATGGTTGACTATGGAAGTCGTGTGGATacattttgtaattatttgaatgttatttgtttactaccaaatggggcgaaaaaatagaatcaaagGGTGTCCCTACTTCCCTATAACCCTACTGTACTAGATTAACACAtactcgtttttttttaaactacagttttatattaaaataaacacgaATTCTCTCTTAACGTTGCACTCCCATTTATAGCCTTCCGAGATCATCCGGGTCACTTGAATCGAAGAAACCATCGCCGGTTGCAACTTTTAAGTTTTCTGCTGACGAGCTTAGCATATCAGACGATCCGCTATCTGAAGGTGACGTCTATCAAGAAGATATTTACGACAGTATAGAAGACGATATCGTAGTAAACAACCATGCCTTACGAGTCGATGGAATGAGGGAAGTCAGATCTCACTCCAGTGCTGCAGAAAAGAAGAAATCATCTGGAATTGGACTAAGAAGGAAAAACAAAGCCACTCGACCTGTTTCTGCTTTTATAGAAAACATGAAACGTCCAGTCAGTGTAAGTTGTTGCACTTTAATACCAgtttaatattgtaaacatactaaacaaacagtttaagtATACAAGCCCAAGTATAACGCGAACCACGAATCACGTTTGCAACTTCTAGTTAGATTGGctaagatgggacatgattTCATAACAATAGTCTATTGTAGAATGAGGTAATATAgaacattttcttttctcgtcccatttggtagtaaacaaagagtatctATAATATGAGATGTAAGcaacggtatcccattttaccccacagtacattatttaataatgttaaatttttaggAACTGCAGAGGCAAAGCTCGAGCGAAGAAGGAGAGAACGGTTCCTCTCGTCTTCCCCACATGCGAGCAGCATCCACAAGTGATGGAAGACAGTCGGATTTATTGGACGCTCTCATTGTTGATGAGAACCAGCTGCGAAACACAAGTGGGCCTCATCTGCACCAACTGTCTCCTTTGGTGAGATATTTGTATGTGGTGACTGGTGATGCATTTTCTAACTTTGTATATTTGTGTGTCGAAGCTATCGAGATATTTGTATGTGATGATTATTATTGTAACATTGTACTGGTGTGTCGAAGCCACCATGCTTTACTAGACAGCAGCACCATCAGATCATGCACTCAGCGCGTGTAATTTATGAGTACACTTTATTATACATGTGACAAATTCAAGCGAACTGTAAACGAAGGTAATTGTAAGGACAGAGCAGGAAAATCGTTAATAGCAAGCCCAATCAAGCAATACTATACCCACTTGGGATTTTTTGGACCGAACCGGATTTCGTAATCGGTACTTCCTTTGTTTTGTTGGTAAGCGTGTCGCATTTGAGCAAGTTAAGGCCGGCGTGTCATTGAGGGGTCAAAGACGCGAAATTAAGGTTAATTGCCCACCATGTTTAAAGATCCGGCAGCTTTTGTCGCAGTTTCACCATTTTGGTTTATTGCTCTTATGATCCAATTCAAGcgaatgtattttaaatacttaattAAACTATTAGAGTTCGCAAAAATTGGGACTTGTAAGCTGAGGTCCGGAACTTTACACTGCTTTTCCTTTAAGCAGTATGCGcgtaatttattaataagcttttgttattttgtacaTTGTTTCCGCTATACGGTTGTGCCTGTATACGTTTcttatttgtgacgtcacaataatgATGTTTTCTGCAGGCgtcaaagaaaacaaagaaaggCTGGTTGTGGAAACAAGGCTGGTAAGATAAACATATTTGTGGGTAAACAGTTGCCTTGTTTAACGTGgatttattgtttgtatttattcctTACCCAAAGCTATCTCTTTGCCAAGCGGAAATAATTCCACGTTCGCCAATAGAGattgaaatttacaaaatttccGATTCCCATGATGTTTCTATGTGTAGCATAAGTGTTTCAGTATAAATGATTTCTGTATAAGAAAGCGACatgtaagaaataaaaaatatagtagggtggggaagacgggacgcTTTTagcaacggtcaatgggagtcgtgacgatacggttttataaatctttgattGTTCTGGAGTTTGTTGTTCCACTGCttcataataatattaaacgcACACACCAGCTTAATATGTATCAAGCGGTCGCGGTGTGGAAACGCGATACCGCATCAGTAGTGGCTTCCTTCTATTGGGTTTGTTCCTTGTAAAACGAGTGGGCCTGTTGCTGGTGCGAGgtggaaaaacaaacaaaccgtGCAATAATACGAACAACAAGACTTGTATACTTATGATGGCTgcatataaaatacacaataaataATACTAGTTATTGTTTATACATTACTTTGTACTCAAGTATTCACTCTATCAAATCGCTGTGACTACTGACACACGCTGTTTACTTTACTAGTTTTAAAGTATATGCAGATTTTTGTAACattaatatattcatatacaatTTTGGGCAACTTGTTGTGCCCTAACCGCGAAACCCACTAAGCCAAAGTATACACTGGTTGCTTTGTAATTCTCAAGTAAACAATTCCCCCACAGGCACGAGGGACGAGCACCTTTCCGCAAACGATGGGTCGTTTTCAACGGTGACGAGCTGCTATATTATGAGAGTGAAAACAAGGTATTTGCTTTGTATTTGTTACGAAAGGTCGAGCattgataaataagttaatcGCTATGCACTGTTGCAATCCTAGCGATATGTCCAATTACCAAAGCAATCAATATAATAATCCGAAACAGCTTGACGACCGAAGGTGCTGGGGTTATATCTCCCTTGGTGTATACGCCTTTCCTAAGTCTAAGATGCATGATCTAACTGCGATTGTTACCTTTATCAACGCAGACCGAGCTCAGCAAAGGAGTTATACCTATCGAAGTTATCCTACGGATCCAGGTTCCGCAAAGTGACCTCAAGTCCTTCCACATCCTCACTAAGGGAGGAAGGAAGTACATCTTCTACGCTGAAAGTTCGGATGAAAGGGCTCTGTGGACTTCGACTGTAATGGCGGCCAAGATGCTCTATGAGGTAAGATGACGTAATTTGGGAGAATTTCACGTTTGGTTTATCGAAACGTTGTTTGTTGTTACTTTGCCTCGTGAATATTGCCCGCACTGTGGTTATTGAACAGTGCGGGTTTTGTCTTAGCTTGTACGGGCATGCTCTATAGTCTATACATCTAAATACTTGTAACATATGGTGTAAGGTTGTTTTATAGTCCGGTGCTGAAATAtcggacacttttttattctgttttctcgtctcgTTGCCAAAGAACACCCAAAGAATTGTAAagctgtatcctcacgacttctacagaccgttgttaattgtttaaagcaggATCATAACATTTGTATAACAACtgctaagggtgtcccgtattcccccaccctactttatattttcctcactttttaaaacatttagttGGTTTTTGGGTTGCGCCTTGTTcgtatattttgttatttatactCTTCATTTTCGTAAACAGTAGTCTGTTTTTTAGCATTTCGGTTTTGTAATGGTATACCACTTGCacgttacgtcataattgatGAACGACACATTATCACGTCACAAATACGCCTCAGGCGCATCGTAGCGTTGAAGTGCGGCCGCAGGAATTTCGCTTTGAACGAAAAGAATACATAGGTACAGAACAGTGGTAATTGCAGTGCCCAGCTGGACGTTGCTTCAGATAAGCACGTTCGAGTCGCAGATTTTTTATGGTCTTGTAATTGTACCGTCGGCGGGCGGAAGGCGCATTATCGACTGATCGATACTTCTGTGGCTGTTCAATTGCTGACGTTCTTTTTCGCGGACCCGTGGCCGAATTTGGAAAGGGGAGGAGGAAATGTGAATGAGAGCTTCGGCGCGCTTGGCGTAAACAGTTTTCGACTGCGTTAATACAGATTAGTCCGGCTTCGGCAGCTTTAGTAGGGTGACGACGTTTCTTTAGGCCTGCCTTTTGTTAGTGAGTCACTTTAAGCGCTTACGCAAAGGATTAAGGGTCACGCGAGTTTGTTCATTGAGTTTTGACTCGTAAATCTTGTAATCTTTTTATTCAGCCACAGAGCGGATATCGCTGAATTTGCGGCGTGTTGCAAAGCTGTTTCGAAAAACAATAGAATAAGGCACGTGGTTAAAACAGATGTACTAGCTTTGTTTCGGCAGGTGTGTCAGAATATGTGAATCAgatatttatgtaaatgttGAAATAATTTCCGACCTGCACGGAAGCTCTATTGTGCTGATGCTGTTGTGTAGCTGAGGTTTTAAGCCTATGCTATTTTAACTCATTGGACTGAAATGTAGGTCGCAGACACTGTTCGTATTTAGCTTTTGAGTTTTAATTGAATCAATTATAAGACGTAATCGATTGTGCAGTTGTGTGTGTTCTGATTTATGTCTGGTAGGTCAAGCAATTAAAACACACAGTAAGATATAAGGCTAGGCTACGTCATACCATACGTCAGCAGTAAAGGTATATTGTATATCACGCAGTAAACCGTACTACGCACGTCAAACTGCAATAGCTGGTTAGGAATAGTGTACTAGGTATGTTAAGTATATTGTTCGTTTGATAATTTGAAATCATGAGTATGTTGGTTGGGATAAATACTCAGCCGAACATTAGGGGGCATGAGCGGAGACAGACTTTCCCTGGGGTTCGAAAGGGCCGTGCAGAAGGCCACAAAAAGAGAGGTCGATCGTTAGTTATTGTAAGTACACCAATTGTGTAATCAATTGCCGTGTTATTGCGACATTAATAGATAGAGATATAGCGGCCATTAAACGCATTGGTCGTGAGCAGACATCGTGAGCGAAATTTGCGCATTGCATCTTTAGGTGAATATGAATACGTGTTAAGATGTATGTGCCTGCTTGAATTTAGGGTTTTTCTCCCATTTCTTACAATTTTTTGATTGCATTGCGTTGATCAAGCCACACTTAGTTCATTTAAAGTGGAGTTGCTTGGTATAAGCgttttatttcataacttGAATACGTGTAATGCAGAAACAATGCCAAGGCCAGCAGTTCAAGCCAGGAGGAAGTATGTACATGCCTTATAAGGAAGGGTCGCTGAAATTGGACGGCCACAGGACCTACTTGGCGACGAAAGGCGATCAGTTCGCCTACTACAAGAGCACTAATGAGTTTAATTTCGGTCAGCCCGTCGCAAAGTAAGTCGCCTACACGAATGTATTAAGAGGTCCGATATTAAAAGGTTTGTTCCTAGGATGACCATGAAATTAGCGACCGTCAAGGATGTGGACAAGAAAAAGTTCCAACTGGTATTTCCCTACCGCACGTTCACGTAAGTGCTTAGAACAGCGTGGCGTGTTAGTTTTCCACTTTATAAAATGCCGTATTCTGTAACAGCTTCGCAGCCGATAGCGAAGAAGAGAAGCGGTCTTGGGTGGAAGCGCTGAACGACGCGATCGCTGAGGGACTTTCAGATTACAAAGTAATGGTTTGATCAAATACGCCTGTGATGTGGATTGTTGCAATACGATAACACAATTTCAAATACCttgaatttttattacatGTTTGTGGTAGTTTACCCTTAGGGAAATCTTCCAAATGTAAAACGAATCTTATAGATAACTTtccaatttgtattttttaaacaactggcCAACTTAAAGGCGCCCTGCCtaactttttaattcttaATTAATGATAGAATGTCGAAATACTATGtaacaatgtatataaatagaaTTTGCAATCATGATGTTTCTCCAAACCAAACTATTGCACACTCGTTCCACTTTTGCCTAAGGTCATTTTATGTGTTCAAATTAATGAAGACCTAACAATATATTGGCAAAGCAAAAGTTTACATGTTATTACATACAGGTGGTGAATGAGGTGTGGGAGAATGAAGCCAACAGAGTCTGTGCTGATTGTGGAAGAGCAGACCCTGACTGGGCATCCATTAATCTAGCTATTGTGATATGTAAGCACTGTGCAGGGGTGCACCGAGACCTGGGGGTTCACAACAGCAAAGTGAGATCTCTTAAAATGGACGTAAGGATTTGGACCGAACAAATGAAAATGGTAAGAGAAATTGTGTTTTGCTCCTATAAAGGTTGTATTGTATAATGCTGCCTGTACTTTGTGCATCCTTATGCACTATGTGCTATTTTTACATCATgcccaaaaacaaaattctgcACTTTTAAGTTACCACTGCTGTACATTATATGACCTAATAGTGAGTAGGTGACGAGGGTTTACTGCTGCAGTAAACTAACATTTTGTTAGGCATTGTATCATAATGTGTGACGCAACTCATTGTTGTTATGCCACTCACGTTTTTTGTGCGAAAGAACATAAAGCGTGTTTGTTTCAACTAGCCATTCATGTGATATTAAAAGCCATAAAGATTAAATCAAGTTTGGAAAGTCCAACTAActgtaataattaaaacacataatgAAGGACTCGTGTTGgttatgttatgtaatacATGCAATACTAAATTTGTAACATGCAGGAAATAATATGTCAGCTTATAACCGTTCATTCATTGTTATGATTAAGCTTCGTTGTTGTGCAATTATAATGCATtatctgaaaataaaacttctttttaGTTAATTCTAAGCTTGGGAAATGCATGGACAAATCAGTTTTGGTCTTCTAACTTGAAATCAAGTGAAGCTATCACAGATATGGCTGACAAGTTTGTacttttgttcattttttatactttatttagACATCTAATGATAGTCAAACCTTTGctgtagttttttaaatgcattgttATTTTCATGACTATTTACTTGCACAAAAAGGTATAAAAATTAGTTGCAAATAATGTTATTCTGTCTTGTAGGAAACAACGTGCTTGGCATATTAACAGTAAATACATTGAGATGCAATACACGGATACCCACCGCTTGTCTGGCAACCAAGAACAACTCAATCAGGTTCTACATATATTCCATttatcttttatgtttttaaaatacaaagtttacATCCTCTTTCCACTTATGTTCAGTTTTGGGATGTTTTTTTAAGCTCAGGGCAGTAGGAGTAATGCAAAAAGGTCAAAACTAATTATTACTCTTCattactttcatttttatacTTATAAGCACAGATAATGTAAATGAAAGTAGTTATTTGGTCATGATTCATTGTACAGACTTGTTcatgtcataataaaataaacaaatttcttAGTTAAAGCACAAAGTACACATACTAATTACAAATACCTGTACATTACTGTCAACTTTCATGGAGCCTAAAAGTCAGTTTCATTTTGGTAAATgtagatgaatgaatgaaacttatacGGACAATGATAGAccttataacataggtgttttgtttcctacACTTCTTGTCTGAatgcgagttaccacatatgcaaGTTTCTgggtgaatttttttagtcttttttatttttttggttttgggcaagtgtattttttaaggacacatatgcacACAATAGTAGCATCAATGAGCCTTGAatctgttaatattttattctctaACATTGTACAATACAACAGGGACTGATCAATGCTGTTCGTAACAATGACATAAGAGAAGCATACTGCCTTGTGTTCAGTGGTGCAGACCCAAACTGTGATACCGGCAAACAACATGCTAAAACACGTAAGCCTTTGACTTGTATTAATACACTGCTTTCAAAGTGAAACTTGTTGCAAGTtatgtgtaacttattaaatAGTCATTCTGACTTTTACGAGTACTTTGTCTGAGTTACTTATTAAATGATAAGAGCATTATGCTTTTAAGTGGTTTTCTTTGGTGTTTTAGGTTGGGttgtaaattacaaatattaaaataacagaaaattattaagttcatattgtatattatcaGCTATCGCAGCTCAGGCCTTTTTAGATAGGATAGAGCATTATTTTAACCAGAGATAACATATTTTCAGCTCACAGTCTTGCTAAGCACCTTGGTTATGATGTTATGGCGGTAAGTTCTGTTGTTTCTTGTATCTTTATatggtttgtttaatatatcaTTTTTCATTGAAAAATATAGAGAAcaaacttgaatgaatgtaacttgtatacttatatatacacaaacaaTATGAATGCAATGAAAGATTAGTTTCGTTCAAAATTGTATCCTATCCAGCTTTGGTGATAATATTggtaatttattcatttttctcATTTATTCTTTCACATGTAGGAATTCCTTGGTCAGAATGGTGCAACATCTGAAGTAAGCCCTGAAGGTCATATTACCAACAGGGTAAGTTTTTCctaacaatttaataaaacatcaaacactgttaaaaacaacataattatCTCGGACCCTGGCATGTGGATGCTCACCTCATCACCAGAGGTTTTGGTTTAAGGCTTAATTGTGCTACCATTTTGACTGGAAGTGTATTAGTTTTTGTGCAGACACTTACAACAATCGCTTCAATCACGATTCCATATACTCAGTAGTGCcgttaaaatacattacatacattatatataaaaaaagaattgtCTGGGAAAGTGAAAGTAAAGCTCATGTGTCTATTTATACCATAGTATGGCGCTTGATTTTCATAAAATGTTCAAGCTTTGTTCATTTTCTCTTTAATTTAGGGAATAAGCCTTCAAAAGAAGGAGTCTTTGCCGAAAATGCGTGCCAAGCCACCAGTGACACTTCGCGATCATCTGTATAAATATGGTGGTGACTTTAAAAGCACACAGGAAGAACATAAACCTGCTCGTGGactaactttaattaaatctGCTTTACAGCAAGGAGGTGAGGGTCTTGTATACCCTTTccaaacaattttgtttatgcAGCTTTAATTTAAGAATATGTTACAATCACATAAAGCTGGTGACTTTTCAatcaattttctttttcagaGTTTCAGAAGCGAATGTGTGTCCTTGAGAACAAttgctttaaatattatgatccCGATAAAACCAACATTCTTAAAGATGAAGTTGAATGCTCTGACCTCATCAGCATAGGAATATGTCAACCTGAACAAGCAACTAAAGCTGGGTGAGTTGTTTATTGGATTTATTTTGTGTGCAAGTGTATTAATTTTCCCAGTTATTAGGAATGAAGTTTATGGTATAttgcaaaattttaacttgGCATAACgctatttcaaatttaaacaaaaccataAACACTTCTTTAGATTTCAACATTGCTTTGAAGTAAGTCGAAACACTGGAAGAACTTATCTCTTTTGTGCTGATCGTAAAGACACAGCCAGCAAGTGGACTCTTGGTTTAATGCAAGCACTTGTGCCTCCCATGGTACAGAATGCCATGAAACAAGATTTTGAATACGATCGCGTTGGTAGAATGATGATGAAAACTCAACATTGGAACAAGAAATCATCTGTAAGCAAAAGAAATAATCCAAAAAAATGGAATGCTGACTTAACATACTACATGCTGAACTTAATAAGCTGTAGTTATTAACTATGTATAATGATGAATTTATCTGTAAGGAATAGAAATCATGTAAAAGAAACTGTTAAGCTGATTTAACATATTACACACTGATCTTATTAAGctttatttaatgataatgtgcagttatttaaagtttaaacatggAGTATTTTGTTTTGACATATAGTATTCAATACcagctttttatatttgtacctGCAGGATTGGGCATCAACATGGTTTCGATTAAGGggaaaacaactttattattttcaccAAGATTCAAGAACAATGGAGCTTATAGACCTTAGAAAAATTGCCCAAATAAGTGAGTTTGTGTAAATAGATAACACACCATCAATACAAATCTCATGATGGGACAgcaatttgtcttttttagtattttttgtttaatatataacaaagcaatatgtaaattgatatttatttgtatgtaAACAGCAATATGtaaattgacatttttttgtaattttcagGTTTGGATCTTTCGCAGGAGCGAACAAGTATAAACAATAATGCGGCAAATGTGAAGGAGTCAGTGCCCGTCTTCATGCTGGTCTTTCgagaaaagtaaaaactatattttttaaagaaataacacTCTCTgaatttgtaaacaattacAGGCGCTAAAATAGATGAATATCTCTGCTAGAGTgactaaaaatttaatttttaattcaacacaGATCATATTACTTTCATTCTGAGACACGCCCTGACACGGAATCATGGTTTGCGGCGCTCAAGCGCGCAGATGGTGACTGTGGACCTGATCTTGAAAATCAACAAGTGACTTCTGAAGGGGTGCCTATCATATTAGAAAAGTGCATGACTTACGTTGAGCAGTtcggtaaaaaataatttttatatttttattattttctaaatttactttaaaagcAAGCTTTCTGTAGTTGTAATCAACACTTGCCAATCAAAGTAACAATTGAAGGTTGGgtaaaactttgtttcaaaattttagaacaacctttctttaaaatgttttatttgaacaCTGAGTTTTAGCTAGGATAGTTCTCTGTATAATGTTGATAGTAGTTATACAATTTATGTAAGGTTTTATGAAATGCactaagtttttattttggtgAAGGTTTAACAATGAGAGGTATATACCGGTTGAACGGCACA from Ciona intestinalis chromosome 2, KH, whole genome shotgun sequence carries:
- the centd2 gene encoding arf-GAP with Rho-GAP domain, ANK repeat and PH domain-containing protein 1 isoform X2, producing MDIAAQKTTDPISAQTQPATTLEEENVYNVCEDVISPIGRVSKKTKDIIERLSRSSSTASNDSIPTYLPRSSGSLESKKPSPVATFKFSADELSISDDPLSEGDVYQEDIYDSIEDDIVVNNHALRVDGMREVRSHSSAAEKKKSSGIGLRRKNKATRPVSAFIENMKRPVSELQRQSSSEEGENGSSRLPHMRAASTSDGRQSDLLDALIVDENQLRNTSGPHLHQLSPLASKKTKKGWLWKQGWHEGRAPFRKRWVVFNGDELLYYESENKTELSKGVIPIEVILRIQVPQSDLKSFHILTKGGRKYIFYAESSDERALWTSTVMAAKMLYEKQCQGQQFKPGGSMYMPYKEGSLKLDGHRTYLATKGDQFAYYKSTNEFNFGQPVAKMTMKLATVKDVDKKKFQLVFPYRTFTFAADSEEEKRSWVEALNDAIAEGLSDYKVVNEVWENEANRVCADCGRADPDWASINLAIVICKHCAGVHRDLGVHNSKVRSLKMDVRIWTEQMKMLILSLGNAWTNQFWSSNLKSSEAITDMADKKQRAWHINSKYIEMQYTDTHRLSGNQEQLNQGLINAVRNNDIREAYCLVFSGADPNCDTGKQHAKTPHSLAKHLGYDVMAEFLGQNGATSEVSPEGHITNRGISLQKKESLPKMRAKPPVTLRDHLYKYGGDFKSTQEEHKPARGLTLIKSALQQGEFQKRMCVLENNCFKYYDPDKTNILKDEVECSDLISIGICQPEQATKAGFQHCFEVSRNTGRTYLFCADRKDTASKWTLGLMQALVPPMVQNAMKQDFEYDRVGRMMMKTQHWNKKSSDWASTWFRLRGKQLYYFHQDSRTMELIDLRKIAQISLDLSQERTSINNNAANVKESVPVFMLVFREKSYYFHSETRPDTESWFAALKRADGDCGPDLENQQVTSEGVPIILEKCMTYVEQFGLTMRGIYRLNGTHSKTSQLLGEFQQNARDTQMRESELNVHDVASALKRWFKSLPGSLLTSSLHDEWIDTAEIKQEHQDRKLEWYKHLIAKLPDINRSTLKVLLNHLNNVAGHEKENEMSRHNLAIVFGPTLMEPQGGKDNGNKQMIGQTSQEIGCIEDLLMYYDWLFDVTDVDREKERLLLEAKEKISLATQQQSMLTTLDYDMMVPIYINTKDDKCVNYKVNLTAGTLIHQICAAHNYPEEKWGLYEVIMDGDAERPLHFSEHVLSVIKSWEMPSTNYLVAKFDYLREKILWLKQPRPEGHDIIFEGVLRFYESKKKWSKYNCSLRLTDGALSLWYGKNQDLTSSVTPSNWRKRSVKSQPIYRRSIASFDMKGAVCVQLALYNVYIGIDRKNKPPAIKNQILGFTLSSRGEPSKQFCVDSEHNLFKWVGHILVHKHPDGFTPPLTPVEDKPVSETIIRRNTDTNPRRGPLLSQQALGEAVSQVAQQRKSSGDSDDTMREPPYESALDSNTIVEEAPTFRTRLNTYHNDLRLFGDRCVAMLSRQLKANLPSPKKESSTSSLHFLPPSNNTRIASPIHGSSVPSSPKTTSSFDIRQALGRRQRMNSSSVTSSPNRKPDRTSSLRQRRYSQSPRRSPSLLQLIAPTSGTLKRSRIQSTND
- the centd2 gene encoding arf-GAP with Rho-GAP domain, ANK repeat and PH domain-containing protein 1 isoform X5 yields the protein MSMLVGINTQPNIRGHERRQTFPGVRKGRAEGHKKRGRSLVIKQCQGQQFKPGGSMYMPYKEGSLKLDGHRTYLATKGDQFAYYKSTNEFNFGQPVAKMTMKLATVKDVDKKKFQLVFPYRTFTFAADSEEEKRSWVEALNDAIAEGLSDYKVVNEVWENEANRVCADCGRADPDWASINLAIVICKHCAGVHRDLGVHNSKVRSLKMDVRIWTEQMKMLILSLGNAWTNQFWSSNLKSSEAITDMADKKQRAWHINSKYIEMQYTDTHRLSGNQEQLNQGLINAVRNNDIREAYCLVFSGADPNCDTGKQHAKTPHSLAKHLGYDVMAEFLGQNGATSEVSPEGHITNRGISLQKKESLPKMRAKPPVTLRDHLYKYGGDFKSTQEEHKPARGLTLIKSALQQGEFQKRMCVLENNCFKYYDPDKTNILKDEVECSDLISIGICQPEQATKAGFQHCFEVSRNTGRTYLFCADRKDTASKWTLGLMQALVPPMVQNAMKQDFEYDRVGRMMMKTQHWNKKSSDWASTWFRLRGKQLYYFHQDSRTMELIDLRKIAQISLDLSQERTSINNNAANVKESVPVFMLVFREKSYYFHSETRPDTESWFAALKRADGDCGPDLENQQVTSEGVPIILEKCMTYVEQFGLTMRGIYRLNGTHSKTSQLLGEFQQNARDTQMRESELNVHDVASALKRWFKSLPGSLLTSSLHDEWIDTAEIKQEHQDRKLEWYKHLIAKLPDINRSTLKVLLNHLNNVAGHEKENEMSRHNLAIVFGPTLMEPQGGKDNGNKQMIGQTSQEIGCIEDLLMYYDWLFDVTDVDREKERLLLEAKEKISLATQQQSMLTTLDYDMMVPIYINTKDDKCVNYKVNLTAGTLIHQICAAHNYPEEKWGLYEVIMDGDAERPLHFSEHVLSVIKSWEMPSTNYLVAKFDYLREKILWLKQPRPEGHDIIFEGVLRFYESKKKWSKYNCSLRLTDGALSLWYGKNQDLTSSVTPSNWRKRSVKSQPIYRRSIASFDMKGAVCVQLALYNVYIGIDRKNKPPAIKNQILGFTLSSRGEPSKQFCVDSEHNLFKWVGHILVHKHPDGFTPPLTPVEDKPVSETIIRRNTDTNPRRGPLLSQQALGEAVSQVAQQRKSSGDSDDTMREPPYESALDSNTIVEEAPTFRTRLNTYHNDLRLFGDRCVAMLSRQLKANLPSPKKESSTSSLHFLPPSNNTRIASPIHGSSVPSSPKTTSSFDIRQALGRRQRMNSSSVTSSPNRKPDRTSSLRQRRYSQSPRRSPSLLQLIAPTSGTLKRSRIQSTND